From a region of the Pseudomonas fulva 12-X genome:
- the mhpT gene encoding 3-(3-hydroxy-phenyl)propionate transporter MhpT, whose translation MDTSSRRSTLTVTLCFIVALIEGLDLQSAGIAAAGIRQAFELDQKMMGWMFSASIIGLLPGAFFGGWLADRIGRKRVLIGAVILFGIFSLWTAYVASVNGLLLARLMTGLGLGAALPNLIALCAEAVDERRRGTAISIMYCGVPLGGAIAAVVGMLGGESWQTVFIVGGVAPLLIAPLLIFALPESRDFREQHQGTAPARESTVQALFGEGRAGATLALWVSYFFTLTVMYMLLNWLPSLLLEQGFTKPQAGTIQMLFNIGGAIGSLLGGVLLDRRGRTGVVLFAYGGVLASLAGLGLASGMLAMAIAGFAAGLFIIAAQLVLYALAPPAYPTSVRATGVGAAVAVGRLGSVSGPLAAGQILAAGAGTAGVLLAASPGLVIAALVVLGMSRRRAAEAPSASTPSH comes from the coding sequence ATGGATACGTCATCGCGTCGTTCGACGCTGACCGTCACGCTGTGTTTTATCGTCGCGCTGATCGAAGGGCTGGACCTGCAATCGGCGGGCATCGCCGCCGCGGGCATTCGCCAGGCGTTCGAGCTGGATCAGAAAATGATGGGCTGGATGTTCAGTGCCAGCATCATCGGCCTGCTGCCCGGAGCGTTCTTTGGCGGTTGGCTGGCCGACCGCATCGGCCGCAAGCGCGTGCTGATCGGCGCGGTCATCCTGTTCGGCATCTTCTCGCTGTGGACGGCCTATGTCGCCAGCGTCAACGGCCTGCTGCTGGCGCGCCTGATGACCGGCCTGGGTCTGGGCGCTGCCTTGCCGAATCTGATCGCCCTGTGCGCCGAGGCGGTCGACGAGCGCCGGCGCGGCACGGCCATCAGCATCATGTACTGCGGCGTGCCGCTGGGTGGTGCTATCGCCGCGGTGGTGGGCATGCTTGGCGGCGAAAGCTGGCAGACGGTGTTCATCGTCGGCGGCGTGGCGCCGCTGCTGATCGCCCCGCTGCTGATCTTCGCGCTGCCCGAGTCGCGGGATTTCCGCGAGCAGCACCAGGGCACCGCGCCAGCGCGCGAATCCACCGTGCAGGCGCTGTTCGGCGAGGGCCGTGCCGGCGCCACGCTGGCGCTGTGGGTCAGCTACTTCTTCACCCTGACGGTGATGTACATGCTGCTCAACTGGCTGCCGTCGCTGCTGCTCGAGCAGGGCTTCACCAAGCCCCAGGCCGGCACCATCCAGATGCTGTTCAACATTGGCGGCGCCATCGGTTCGCTGCTCGGCGGCGTGCTACTGGATCGTCGTGGTCGCACCGGCGTGGTGCTGTTCGCCTATGGCGGCGTGCTGGCGTCCCTGGCCGGCCTGGGTCTGGCCTCGGGCATGCTGGCCATGGCCATCGCCGGTTTTGCTGCTGGCCTGTTCATCATCGCTGCACAACTGGTGCTTTATGCGCTGGCGCCGCCGGCCTATCCGACCTCGGTACGCGCCACCGGCGTGGGCGCCGCGGTGGCGGTCGGTCGCCTGGGTTCGGTTTCCGGGCCACTGGCTGCCGGGCAGATTCTTGCTGCAGGTGCCGGCACCGCCGGCGTATTGCTGGCAGCGTCGCCCGGCCTGGTGATCGCTGCCCTGGTGGTACTCGGCATGAGCCGGCGGCGTGCTGCCGAAGCGCCAAGCGCATCGACGCCATCGCACTGA
- a CDS encoding GNAT family N-acetyltransferase, protein MAESRRPIRPAREADAEAISRVIVQTLRLSNAADYPPQVIERVAANFDAAGVRGLLESRQVFVALDDERVVATASLAGDVVRSVFVLPEMQGRGVGKALMRYIEGVARAAGVQLLRVPASLTAVPFYAALGYTVIREVVEGDERTQVMAREL, encoded by the coding sequence ATGGCTGAGTCGCGCAGGCCGATCCGACCGGCCCGGGAGGCGGATGCCGAAGCCATCAGCAGGGTCATCGTGCAGACCTTAAGGCTCAGCAATGCCGCGGATTATCCGCCGCAGGTGATCGAGCGGGTTGCAGCCAATTTCGATGCAGCCGGTGTGCGTGGGCTGCTGGAATCACGGCAGGTGTTCGTGGCGCTCGATGATGAGCGGGTGGTCGCCACCGCCAGTCTGGCGGGCGATGTGGTGCGGTCGGTGTTCGTGCTGCCCGAGATGCAGGGGCGTGGCGTGGGCAAGGCGCTGATGAGGTATATCGAAGGTGTTGCTCGTGCGGCTGGCGTTCAGCTATTGCGGGTGCCTGCCTCACTGACGGCGGTGCCGTTCTATGCCGCTCTTGGCTACACCGTGATTCGCGAAGTTGTCGAAGGTGATGAGCGAACCCAGGTGATGGCGCGTGAGCTGTAA
- a CDS encoding aromatic ring-hydroxylating dioxygenase subunit alpha translates to MYPKNAWYVACTPDEIAEKPLGRQICGEKIVFYRGAEGQVVALEDFCPHRGAPLSLGYVENGNLICGYHGLEMGCEGKTVSMPGQRVRGFPGIRAFAAVERYGFIWVWTGDQALADPATIHHLEWAENPDWAYGGGLFHINCDYRLMIDNLMDLTHETYVHASSIGQKEIDEAPPVTKVEGDEVITSRHMENIMAPPFWRMALRGNGLADDVPVDRWQICRFNPPSHVMIEVGVAHAGHGGYEAPAEVKASSIVVDFITPESETSIWYFWGMARSFKPEDQALTDSIRQGQGKIFSEDLEMLERQQRNLLWQPERQLLKLNIDAGGVQSRRIIDRLLAEEQALAAQKIDVRQVG, encoded by the coding sequence ATGTACCCGAAAAATGCCTGGTATGTAGCCTGCACCCCCGACGAGATCGCCGAGAAGCCACTGGGCCGGCAGATCTGCGGAGAAAAGATCGTCTTCTACCGCGGCGCCGAAGGCCAGGTCGTCGCCCTCGAGGATTTCTGCCCGCACCGCGGCGCGCCCTTGTCACTCGGCTATGTCGAAAACGGCAACCTGATCTGCGGCTACCACGGCCTGGAGATGGGCTGCGAAGGCAAGACCGTGTCGATGCCCGGCCAGCGCGTTCGCGGTTTTCCCGGCATTCGCGCCTTCGCCGCGGTGGAGCGCTATGGCTTCATCTGGGTATGGACCGGCGATCAGGCACTGGCCGATCCGGCCACCATCCACCACCTTGAATGGGCGGAAAACCCTGACTGGGCCTACGGCGGCGGACTGTTTCACATCAATTGCGATTACCGCCTGATGATCGACAACCTGATGGACCTGACCCACGAAACCTACGTGCACGCCTCCAGCATCGGCCAGAAGGAAATCGACGAAGCGCCGCCGGTCACCAAGGTCGAAGGCGATGAGGTGATCACCAGCCGCCATATGGAAAACATCATGGCCCCGCCCTTCTGGCGCATGGCGCTGCGCGGCAATGGCCTGGCCGACGACGTGCCGGTGGACCGCTGGCAGATCTGCCGCTTCAACCCGCCCAGCCACGTGATGATCGAAGTCGGCGTAGCCCACGCCGGCCATGGCGGCTACGAGGCGCCGGCCGAGGTCAAGGCATCAAGCATCGTGGTCGATTTCATCACCCCGGAAAGCGAAACCTCGATCTGGTACTTCTGGGGCATGGCGCGCAGCTTCAAGCCCGAGGACCAGGCACTGACCGACAGCATTCGCCAAGGCCAGGGAAAGATTTTCAGCGAGGACCTGGAGATGCTCGAGCGCCAGCAGCGCAACCTGCTCTGGCAGCCCGAACGCCAGCTGCTCAAGCTCAATATCGATGCCGGTGGCGTGCAGTCGCGACGCATCATCGACCGCCTGCTCGCGGAAGAGCAGGCCCTCGCCGCCCAGAAAATCGACGTCCGCCAGGTCGGCTGA
- a CDS encoding DUF3237 domain-containing protein: MSRLTQLMALLLCLASSLANADVNTPPPLKLEPLARFTVNLEAPVWELGAVGPQGQRRIIPITSGHFDGPGFKGKILNNGADWQLVDSNGLAIIDTRYLLQTDDGALVYLQTKGFRHGPAEVLRKVAKGEPVDPSQYYFRITMQFETSDPRYSWLNGMVGVGSAMRLQKTVIYDGFIVK, from the coding sequence ATGAGCAGACTGACGCAACTGATGGCCCTGTTGCTGTGCCTGGCAAGCAGCCTGGCCAATGCCGATGTGAACACGCCTCCGCCGCTCAAGCTTGAACCCCTGGCGCGCTTCACCGTCAACCTCGAAGCGCCGGTCTGGGAGCTCGGCGCCGTTGGCCCGCAAGGCCAGCGGCGGATCATTCCGATCACCAGCGGGCACTTCGACGGCCCCGGTTTCAAGGGCAAGATTCTCAACAACGGCGCCGACTGGCAGTTGGTCGACAGCAATGGTCTGGCGATCATCGACACCCGCTATCTGTTGCAGACCGATGACGGCGCTCTGGTCTATCTGCAGACCAAGGGCTTTCGCCACGGCCCGGCCGAGGTACTGCGCAAGGTGGCCAAGGGCGAGCCGGTGGACCCGTCGCAGTATTACTTCCGCATCACCATGCAATTCGAGACCAGCGACCCGCGCTACAGCTGGCTCAACGGCATGGTCGGAGTCGGCAGTGCGATGCGCCTGCAGAAGACGGTGATTTACGACGGTTTCATCGTGAAATGA
- a CDS encoding OprD family porin, protein MHNLWALDSRSLFRRGSLTGLLLAPALFAGHALADGFVEDSSAKLTTRNYYMDRDYKDDGAKSAAREWAQGFILKMESGYTPGDVGFGLDVTGLLGVKLDSSPGRSGTELLPVSASSGRAADEYSRLTPTAKIRAGKSVLKVGDVSPFLPSIVASPARLLPQSFRGAYLQSMDIENLTLNAGYLDRINRRDSTNYQAMTVASPNRRFNPAAESSHAAFFGGDYQLGNGLKLRAYHTTVADLYRQEYFGLLHELPVGTGMFSTDLRAFISNEDGSAKAGKVDNRNLAAQFAYALDGHRFTLGYMHQSGDTAKPYISGTESMVISEMAMSSDFLNPKERTWQAIYDYDFAAAGLPGLKTRLRYLRGDNIELPTLGGAGLKERELQMEIGYVIQSGTFKGVGLKARHSIYRNDFAAGAAFRDENQTRLHIDYTLALW, encoded by the coding sequence ATGCACAACCTCTGGGCGCTCGACTCCCGTTCACTGTTTCGCCGTGGCTCACTGACCGGTCTGCTGCTGGCCCCCGCCCTGTTCGCCGGCCACGCCCTGGCCGACGGCTTCGTCGAAGACAGCAGCGCCAAGCTGACCACCCGCAACTACTACATGGATCGCGACTACAAGGACGACGGCGCCAAGTCGGCGGCCCGCGAATGGGCCCAGGGTTTCATCCTCAAGATGGAGTCCGGCTACACGCCGGGCGATGTCGGCTTCGGCCTGGACGTCACCGGCCTGCTGGGCGTCAAGCTGGACTCCTCGCCCGGGCGCAGCGGCACCGAGCTGCTGCCGGTTTCCGCCAGCAGCGGACGGGCCGCCGATGAATATTCACGCCTGACGCCGACCGCCAAGATCCGCGCCGGCAAGAGCGTGTTGAAAGTCGGCGACGTGTCGCCCTTCCTGCCGTCCATCGTCGCCAGCCCGGCACGCCTGCTGCCCCAGAGCTTCCGCGGCGCTTACCTGCAGTCCATGGATATCGAGAATCTGACCCTCAATGCCGGCTACCTCGACCGCATCAATCGTCGCGACTCCACCAACTACCAGGCCATGACGGTGGCCTCACCGAACCGGCGCTTCAACCCGGCGGCGGAAAGCTCCCACGCGGCGTTCTTCGGCGGTGACTACCAGCTCGGCAATGGCCTGAAGCTGCGCGCCTACCACACCACGGTCGCCGACCTGTATCGCCAGGAATACTTCGGTCTGCTCCACGAGCTGCCGGTCGGCACCGGAATGTTTAGCACCGACCTGCGCGCCTTTATCAGCAACGAGGATGGCAGCGCCAAAGCCGGCAAGGTGGATAACCGCAACCTCGCCGCACAGTTCGCCTATGCGCTGGACGGCCACCGCTTCACCCTGGGCTACATGCACCAGAGCGGCGACACGGCCAAACCGTACATCTCCGGCACCGAGTCGATGGTGATCAGCGAGATGGCCATGAGCTCGGACTTCCTCAACCCAAAGGAACGTACCTGGCAGGCGATCTACGACTATGACTTCGCCGCTGCCGGCCTGCCCGGTCTGAAAACGCGCCTGCGTTATCTGCGTGGCGACAACATCGAGCTGCCAACCCTGGGTGGCGCGGGCCTCAAGGAGCGTGAGCTGCAGATGGAGATCGGCTACGTGATCCAGAGTGGTACATTCAAGGGCGTCGGCCTGAAGGCACGGCACTCGATCTATCGCAACGACTTCGCTGCCGGCGCAGCCTTCCGCGACGAGAACCAGACCCGCCTGCACATCGACTACACCCTGGCGCTCTGGTGA
- a CDS encoding MFS transporter: MSDLRQVVDQGPMRGFQWVAIAVCVVLNMIDGFDVLVMAFTASSVAADWSLSGAQLGMLLSAGLLGMAAGSLFIAPWADRIGRRPLILLCLVISGTGMLLSSLSQTPTQLALLRGLTGLGIGGILASSNVIASEYASKRWRGLAVSLQSTGYALGATFGGLLAVWLLSHWGWRSVFFAGGLMTFAAIVPVLLWLPESLDFLLSRQPAKALERVNRLAAKLGRPNLSALPALPVGGHASSGAFARLFDPEQRRSTLLIWVLFFLVMFGFYFIMSWTPKLLTQSGLSVQQGVTGGVLLSIGGIFGATLLGLLSARFSLARVLAGFMLITAVLLVVFTGIGSSFTAALGMGLLIGLFSNGCVAGLYALSPLIYGASVRATGVGWAIGIGRGGAILSPTVAGFMLDDGWQPLQLYTWFALVFVAAAVLLLTLLPAQKPQQMTPAQA; the protein is encoded by the coding sequence ATGAGCGACCTCAGGCAAGTCGTCGACCAGGGGCCGATGCGCGGCTTTCAGTGGGTCGCCATCGCCGTTTGCGTCGTGCTCAACATGATCGACGGCTTCGATGTGCTGGTGATGGCGTTTACGGCCTCGTCGGTGGCCGCCGACTGGTCGCTGAGCGGCGCGCAACTGGGCATGCTGCTCAGCGCCGGGCTGCTCGGCATGGCGGCCGGCTCGCTGTTCATCGCCCCCTGGGCCGATCGCATCGGCCGGCGCCCGCTGATCCTGCTCTGCCTGGTGATTTCCGGTACCGGCATGCTGCTCTCGTCACTCAGCCAGACGCCCACCCAGCTGGCACTGCTGCGCGGTCTGACCGGGCTGGGCATTGGCGGCATTCTGGCCAGCAGCAACGTGATCGCCAGTGAGTACGCCAGCAAGCGCTGGCGCGGCCTGGCGGTCAGCCTGCAATCCACCGGTTATGCCCTGGGCGCCACCTTCGGCGGCCTGCTGGCGGTGTGGCTACTGTCGCACTGGGGCTGGCGCTCGGTGTTCTTCGCCGGCGGCCTGATGACCTTCGCGGCCATCGTGCCGGTACTCCTGTGGTTGCCCGAATCCCTGGACTTCCTGCTCTCTCGGCAGCCGGCCAAGGCGCTGGAGCGGGTCAATCGCCTGGCCGCGAAACTGGGCCGGCCGAATCTGAGCGCTCTGCCGGCGTTGCCAGTCGGCGGGCATGCCAGCAGTGGCGCTTTCGCCCGGCTGTTCGACCCTGAGCAACGGCGCAGCACGCTGCTGATCTGGGTGCTGTTCTTCCTGGTGATGTTCGGCTTCTACTTCATCATGAGCTGGACGCCCAAGCTACTCACCCAGTCCGGCCTGTCGGTGCAGCAGGGCGTCACTGGCGGGGTGCTGCTGAGCATCGGTGGCATCTTCGGCGCGACCTTGCTGGGGCTCTTGTCGGCGCGTTTTTCCCTGGCGCGGGTGCTGGCCGGCTTCATGCTGATCACCGCCGTGCTGCTGGTAGTGTTCACCGGCATTGGTTCGTCGTTCACCGCGGCGCTGGGCATGGGCTTGCTGATCGGGCTGTTCTCCAACGGCTGCGTCGCCGGGCTGTATGCGCTGTCGCCGCTGATCTACGGCGCATCGGTACGAGCGACCGGGGTGGGCTGGGCGATCGGTATCGGGCGTGGCGGGGCGATCCTGTCGCCGACCGTAGCCGGCTTCATGCTCGATGACGGCTGGCAGCCGCTGCAGCTGTACACCTGGTTCGCCCTGGTGTTCGTGGCTGCTGCGGTGCTGTTGTTGACCCTGCTGCCGGCGCAGAAGCCGCAGCAGATGACGCCGGCTCAGGCCTGA
- a CDS encoding PDR/VanB family oxidoreductase, giving the protein MIDVIITAIEQQAQDILSFDLARADGEPLPAFSAGAHIDVHLPDGLIRQYSLCNHPEERHRYQIAVLRSADSRGGSIAMHGLEQGVRLRISEPRNLFPLQHDAKRHLLMAGGIGITPILCMAERLSHTGGDFTLHYFARSAQQAAFVERLRQSPFADRVHLHFDNGEPSKRPDTAALIGPADPHAHLYVCGPGGFMEHVLGSARDLGWANDNLHREYFSAEPDDQPKSGFEIQLASSGEVLQVPEGVSVVEVLRGVGVEIPVSCEQGICGTCLTRVLDGEPDHRDLFLTEDEQAANDQFTPCCSRAKSARLVLDI; this is encoded by the coding sequence ATGATCGACGTCATCATCACCGCCATCGAGCAGCAGGCTCAGGACATTCTCAGTTTCGACCTGGCCCGTGCCGACGGAGAACCGCTGCCGGCGTTCAGCGCCGGCGCACATATCGACGTGCACCTGCCGGACGGGCTGATCCGCCAGTATTCGCTGTGCAACCACCCCGAAGAACGGCATCGCTACCAGATCGCCGTGTTGCGCAGCGCCGATTCGCGCGGCGGTTCCATCGCCATGCACGGCCTCGAGCAGGGCGTGCGGCTGCGCATCAGCGAGCCGCGCAATCTGTTCCCGTTGCAGCACGATGCCAAGCGCCATCTGCTGATGGCCGGCGGCATCGGCATCACGCCGATCCTGTGCATGGCCGAACGCCTGAGCCACACCGGCGGCGATTTCACCCTGCACTATTTCGCCCGCTCGGCGCAGCAGGCCGCGTTCGTCGAACGCCTGCGCCAGTCGCCCTTCGCCGACCGCGTGCACCTGCACTTCGATAATGGCGAGCCGAGCAAGCGCCCGGACACCGCCGCGCTGATCGGCCCGGCAGATCCGCACGCCCATCTGTACGTATGCGGCCCGGGCGGTTTCATGGAGCATGTGCTGGGCAGCGCCCGCGATCTGGGCTGGGCGAACGACAACCTGCACCGCGAGTACTTCAGCGCCGAGCCGGACGATCAGCCGAAAAGCGGTTTCGAGATTCAGCTGGCCAGCAGCGGCGAAGTGCTGCAGGTGCCGGAAGGCGTCAGCGTGGTGGAGGTGCTGCGCGGGGTGGGCGTAGAGATACCGGTGTCCTGCGAGCAAGGCATCTGCGGCACCTGCCTGACCCGCGTGCTCGACGGCGAGCCGGATCATCGCGACCTGTTTCTCACCGAAGACGAGCAGGCCGCCAACGACCAGTTCACGCCCTGCTGTTCGAGGGCGAAAAGCGCGCGGTTGGTGTTGGATATCTGA